The following are encoded in a window of Anopheles gambiae chromosome X, idAnoGambNW_F1_1, whole genome shotgun sequence genomic DNA:
- the LOC1272326 gene encoding sin3 histone deacetylase corepressor complex component SDS3, translated as MATNRGGSTVYLEMDGRREQHALPEQDGENDADSGEDTDEASESELLTGTNNQHSVDERMEIREQMYQDKLANLLGQLELLKQGKHPEYLKIVDRLQLELDDRVLLNEVERDYLLACAERDCILEKAAAEKEFDEKKAELIENLIADLEDQKKMIEHEFATMELNGDSVDVKPTVTRKLRRRPNEPLPVPEKRRKPTTNQLTFLLEDKEVDHDLKLISRSKPISASRAAAAAAAAAAAAAASSTAAAAQHSVNDGASGSTGGTGGGTQTGGGGGGGVGVGGGGGGGGGGANAADQNGGSQPAEGYGGSGAAPTGTGGQSNAQPSTETRIEDGKLWYERRWFHRGQPVHVEGRDIPRFPANISAIGTEAICVKKTSDGQKVRIFLSHLRRGKVSIKRRAN; from the exons ATGGCAACAAACCGGGGCGGTAGCACGGTGTACCTCGAAATGGACGGCCGGCGGGAGCAGCACGCCCTGCCGGAACAGGACGGCGAAAATGACGCCGATAGTGGTGAAG ACACCGACGAGGCGAGCGAGAGTGAGCTGCTGACCGGCACGAACAACCAGCACAGCGTGGACGAGCGGATGGAGATCCGGGAGCAGATGTACCAGGACAAGCTGGCGAACCTGCTCGGGCAGCTGGAGCTGCTGAAGCAGGGCAAGCACCCGGAGTACCTGAAGATCGTCGACCGGCTGCAGCTCGAGCTGGATGACCGGGTGCTGCTGAACGAGGTCGAGCGGGACTACCTGCTCGCGTGCGCGGAGCGCGACTGCATCCTCGAGAAGGCGGCCGCGGAGAAGGAGTTCGACGAGAAGAAGGCGGAGCTGATCGAGAACCTGATCGCCGACCTGGAGGACCAGAAGAAGATGATCGAGCACGAGTTCGCGACGATGGAGCTGAACGGCGACTCGGTCGACGTGAAGCCGACCGTGACGCGGAAGCTGCGCCGCCGCCCGAACGAGCCGCTGCCGGTGCCGGAGAAGCGCCGCAAGCCAACGACCAACCAGCTGACGTTTCTGCTGGAGGACAAGGAGGTGGACCACGATCTGAAGCTGATCTCGCGCAGCAAGCCGATCTCGGCGAGccgggcggcagcagcggcggcggcagctgcggccgccgccgcagcctcctccaccgccgccgccgctcaaCATTCCGTCAACGATGGGGCGAGCGGTAGCACCGGCGGCACGGGTGGAGGAACGCAAACGGGTGgtggcggaggaggaggagtaggagtaggaggaggaggagggggcggcggcggaggaGCGAATGCTGCCGACCAGAACGGTGGATCTCAGCCGGCGGAGGGCTACGGTGGCAGTGGGGCAGCACCCACGGGAACG ggcgGACAATCGAACGCGCAACCGTCGACGGAAACGCGCATCGAGGATGGGAAGCTGTGGTACGAGCGGCGCTGGTTCCACCGCGGCCAGCCGGTGCACGTCGAGGGCCGGGACATACCGCGCTTTCCGGCCAACATCTCCGCGATCGGGACCGAGGCGATCTGCGTGAAGAAAACGTCCGACGGGCAGAAGGTGCGCATCTTTCTGTCGCATCTGCGCCGCGGCAAGGTGTCGATCAAGCGGCGGGCCAACTAA